The Oryctolagus cuniculus chromosome 5, mOryCun1.1, whole genome shotgun sequence genome includes a region encoding these proteins:
- the C5H6orf141 gene encoding uncharacterized protein C6orf141 homolog, giving the protein MGTPEPLGAARSTDSPSSLGRSGSFPHEVGHAAPPAGNAPSPAAAGERTRDGAHQERPAGPRAGDSLDCESWVRDKVLFLLHPERWMGTRGDSPREEVLAGEDLPLVGDGHHQDPDFRPPFPREKRISGRRIATPPGAPPRDPAATPKSVLVRVVDYQVTQEVLRTAWTRGRMTTRTEERSMTAVTFRTSKE; this is encoded by the coding sequence ATGGGAACCCCAGAGCCCCTGGGAGCTGCGCGTTCCACGGACTCCCCCAGCAGCCTGGGGCGCAGCGGGTCGTTTCCCCACGAAGTGGGACACGCGGCTCCCCCGGCTGGTAACGCGCCCAGTCCCGCTGCAgcgggggagagaaccagggatGGCGCTCACCAGGAACGGCCGGCAGGTCCCAGGGCCGGAGACAGTTTGGACTGCGAGTCCTGGGTCAGAGATAAAGTGCTGTTTCTTCTGCACCCAGAAAGGTGGATGGGGACTCGCGGGGACTCTCCGCGGGAAGAGGTGCTCGCTGGGGAGGACCTTCCGCTGGTCGGAGATGGCCACCACCAGGACCCCGACTTCCGTCCTCCGTTTCCACGAGAAAAGAGAATTTCTGGCAGGCGTATAGCAACTCCCCCGGGAGCCCCGCCGCGGGACCCTGCGGCCACACCCAAGTCCGTGCTCGTGCGGGTCGTGGATTACCAGGTAACGCAGGAAGTGCTGCGGACCGCGTGGACGAGGGGCCGCATGACCACGAGGACCGAGGAGCGCTCCATGACCGCGGTCACTTTTCGCACCAGTAAGGAGTGA